AGTCTTGTGCCATGCCCAATATCTACAACATTGACATACGAGTTGGTGAGCTTGGAGAAGACACCAATGTCGGTAGAGTTTTCAAATTGAGTACCTGATGAAAGAGTGAGCGAGTGGGAAGCAAACTAAAGGGGTGGAGCGACGTACGGACGGCCATGCTGACAAAGTTCTTAAATGGGTCTCTGTTGCTGTTCtagttgttgttgttgtaaAAGTGATAGAAATGCGAAAAGGCGCTGAATGTGGGAATGGTAATGGTTTTGTTGTAGAGTATTTATGCTGTTGAGGAGAGAACAGAGATGTCGAAAATAATCACCACCTCCCCCCGGATCCGGAGAACCAACACCTGCAAAGACGTAACTTTTAATATGGGTGCTTACTTAAGGTTATTTTCATTACGTAACGTAAAGCGACAACCAGTGAATTGCGACGACGAACGATCAGTCACTACATTCGACGAGTGGGGTAAGGATCCGAAGGGCATAAATTGGTTCGCTTGCGTATATAGCGCTGCAGGGGTAGAAGATGTTTCTCATGGGATTAAGGGATGCATAGGTCGTCAAGGAGAGCCAAACAATTTCATCGACTTCATCATACGTATAGTGCCTGGCCAGCCTCCACCGCGCGAAAAATGGCGGAAGACATCAGTTGAGCAGAACGAGTGCTGCTGTCTTCTGCCAAACTGTTGTTTTACCCATATCCAAACATAGGGGCACCACAATGAAGTACCAGCAGTTTGTCAACAGCTTCACACACCCACTCCAACACGAAGATCACacccctcttcttcggcttTTATCTGTTCACGGCAAGGCTGCGAAGGGCATCGCCGATACGGTCGGTGCTATTGACGTAGGTCATCTATATCCTAAATGAAAGATGTGAATACTTATGGATGTGAATAGGAGAAGCGCTTGAAGAATCCGGGGCACACGCTGCCCGATTTGTGGGATGAAATTGCTGTACGACACTGCGCATGTGTTTACGCGCTGTACAAGACCAAGGACTATACAGAAGCGTGAGTATCTTACATTAATTGCTCTACTTGAGCTATTGAAACTGAAAAACGTTAGCTTCAATCAACAAGACAAGCTACTATCCCTCTTTTATCGATGGTTTGTAGATCAATCATCATGGGTTTTGCCGGTTTTGTATATGATGCTGAGCGACTTGAGAGACCTCGCTGAGCAAGTGAGTTTTGTCGATCTCCAGAGGTAAATCAGTATTGACGCAGAGAAAAGGCCGACCAAACGATTCACGCCGAAACGGGTAAGATGCCCTCGCTTGAAATTTGCACGAGGACAGTCAGTAAGGCGTTCTCCTTGTGCGCTACCGATCGGTAAGTCTCGCTTGAGATTCCTCCTTAACCCAGATGTATGACTGATAGGATGATTTCAGACAATTTAAGGGGGAAGAATCAAGGAGACGGGGTGTTTACCACACAGCTTGTTTGACTATCAAGTGTTACTTCAAGGTtcgtcttctctcctctcctcatccataCTTCTGATGGAAATCGGATGCTCACATGTGTAATAGGTCGGCAAGCCCAATCTCTGTAAAAATATTATAAGAGCAGTCGTCTCCGACCCCAAGACACCGTCTGTGGACACTGCGCCTTTACCGGATCAGGTATGTTAGCGACTTGCGTATAGGGAAATGTAATGGAAGTAGGTGCTGACAAGAAGTAAGGTTACTTGGCATTTCTACATTGGAATGTTGGCGTTTTTGAATGGAGAAGATAAGAAAGTGAGTCCCTCTTGCTGGTAATGATGATTGGAAGTTGATGAGCAAAATTATGTAGGCGGATGAAGAGCTAAGCTGGGCTTTAAAGCATTGTCCTGCTGACGCAAAGCGTAACCAAGAGTACGTCCGACGTCCATCTCCAATCTCTCCGCGCTGTTCGTACTAAATGCTCCACATAGACTAATCCTCACATatctcatccctctccgTCTCCTACACGGCCGCTTCCCGTCTGCCTCCCTCCTTTCCCAGCACCCTCGCTTAGAACTTGTCTTCACGCCATTCATAAATGCGATCAAAAATGGGGACGTCGAAGAGTATGACCGTCGTCTCGAATGGGCCCAAGTCCGGCTGGTGGGCATGTCAGTATggctggtggtggagagagCGAGGGAGGGCTGTTTGAGGTCTCTGTTCAAGAAGGCATGGATGGCGAGTGATAAATCGACGAGGGTCCCGATAGAGACATTCAGGTTGGCATTGAAGTTGCATGGGGTGGATGTGGAGTCGGATGAGGTGGAGTGTATGGTGGCGAATATGATTTATCGAGTAAGTaatctttcttccatcctcaagcttctctttctttcggTTGGATAAAGTTGGAGAATGGAGGCTGACGTCGTGCAGGGATATTTGAAGGGTTACATATCAcacgagaagaagatggtcgTTTTGGGCAAGACGAATCCTTTCCCAAAAATGTCCACCATCGCTAGATAACATCGTTTTCTACAAAGACATGCATAACGGTCAACATATAAAAACCGTGTAGAGTATCAATAATAGGCGTTATTCTATGTACAACTTTGAAAACGTGTGGAGATGTTTACAGATGATTTGCTGATATACAAATATGGAACTGATATGGTTAGAACTTCGTGAGCAGATTTACCTCAAACGGGAGCGCGTGTTGACTCTTTTCCTCATAGCCTTCATTTTTATCAGCAGGCATGAGGTAGAGAATCAGTAATAAGGACGTACTTTAGAAATACCACTCAACAGCTTTAACAATCAATCAGCCATAGGACCTTGGCTATATCAGTAAAGAAAGCTTACATCGCTAATCTTTGGAggttcttcctctaccgccgcctcttccactttcttctccgcctTGCCCTGTATCATCGTCTTTCCTCGACCTTCCCTGATCACCTTGGCCAGCTTCGATGACGGCTGTGAGGCTCggccctcttcctcactaCCGGATCTTTCGTCCCTCTTCCGTTTGGTTGAAGGTTGGGCCTTTTTAGTCTTCTTGAGAGGCGGCCTTTCTTCtgcatcctcctcgtcctttCCCTCACTTTCGCTCTCAGTCATGTCCTTACGTTTCTTCAAGGGTTTGCTGAACATATAAGGCCGGCGAGAAGATTTGATTTCCTTAACTTGAGCTTTGGTCTTGGTCGACATGGAAGAAGCAGTGGCGGCGGTCGATGATTTCCTGCCCTTGGtaagcttcttcccacgcTTGACATCTTGCTCAGACTGCTCAGACTCAGGATTCGACTCAACATTAGGACAGGGTTCGGAAGCTTGATTATCAGTAGGggattcttcatcttcactaCTTTCCATTCTGCGGGACCTGTTTTTCCTCGCTTTCGACTGGGCTTTGATTTCAGCTTTAGTGGATTTGGCCATGGCTGCGGTCTTGCTTTTGCTGTTGGCTTTGTATTTCTTTGTTGGAGGATGGTCAGAATCAGAACGGAGGTCAGAGTTGGACTGGGAGTCAGATTCGTCAAGCTTGAATTCGGATATCTGCTTTTGCTTCTGGTTCTTGATATTGTTCTTGTCCAGCACACCTCGAATAGGCCTAAGgcccctcttcttcgtttgTACATCCGCCTCGTCGTAttcctcctcaagctcttgaacctgctcatcgtcatcctcatcctcacaCCGGGAAATGATTTTCTTAGTTTTGGGCCTTCGCCGGTTAGTAATGTCTTTGACAGTAACAAAGGAAGGAGCAGAGCAGGCTAAGTCTACCATATTTTGCTGACAGTGTCGAGAATCTTGAGAGCGGTATTCCTCTGGCTGAAGGTTAGACTCGGATTCGCTTACTGGTGCGGCTAGATCACCCTTTTTCCGGGGAATAGAAGCCGCCTTAACCGTGCTCTTGCTGGTCGTCTGTTTGGTGAGCTTCTTCTGGGGGTCCTTGgtttcatcttccgccATAGAATCACAGTCAAAATTCATCGTATTCACGCGTTCCCTTAGCGGTTCATCGTCTGATGTGgtcggaggaagagatggcgCTCGATTCTTAACCTTGGTCCGGATTTGCGGTTGGAGGGATGTGCGCCCTGCTTTGGTCCACGGTTCAGCTTCAGAAggttcctcttcgtcagaCGATTGTTGTGGAAAACGTTTCTTGATCAGTGCGCGGCgggaggtggaagatggtTCTGGGATAGGTGCAATGATGGAGACGGGCAGTGCCTGCGAGAGTGGGTATCTTTCAGCTTCGGAGGGCCGAACAAGTAATGAGATGATGGACGCTCACTTCCTCTGCAACTTTGTCCTTCTTACCCCTCCAAGACTTCGTCATCCCCgctttcttcccatccttaCCTCTATTTCCGCCATCAGATCCAAAAAGCTGCTCGTTAATGCCCCCAGTGGCGGGTGTAGGCCCCCTCGAGACTGGGGTGGCCGCTCTACCCTCCGCAATTGAACTGGCCAAAGATTTCGCGCGGCTTTTCAGCGTCGGTGCACGGATGGTGGGCGTAGCCTTGCTCTTTTCGTCAACATCTTTCTTCAATCTATTTTGGAGTAGGCTTGTACGTCGATTGGAGTTTGGAGGGGGGAGTGGTTTTGTGTCGAGTTCAGAGTCGGAGGATTCCATGGGAGGGAGCGGAGGCTTGGACTGCATAGGACGTCGAGCGGAGGAAGATCTGCTGCCTCTGCTCCCATCTATTCCCCCTCATCGTTAGCTCTGTGAAACGCGGATGAGAGTAAGAGAGGCCGGATGGGGACTCACAGGTTTTTGTAGACCTCGTCATGGGCGTGGACGTCTTACCGATAAGAACTATACCACTTTCGTCCGAATCAGCAGCCGCATCAGACCCAGCGGTCTTCCATTCCGcttttttcatttccatcGTTCCCaatttctctccttttccgGCCTTTGGTGTCttctcatttccttcattctttttGCTCGCTCCGTGCAAAGCCAGCGCCGaatccttttcttcctcagcAACATCGAGGGAGACTCGTACTTTGGAAGACCTGTTAGACATGATAGATCTGGCTTTGGACAGGGGTTCGGGTTCGGAGATTTTGTTGGAATTGATCCCAGGGGAAATGGATCTCGCAAGGGATGAGAATCTGGTTTTTCGTTTACCATCGGCTCGTTTATCTGCTGGTGCAAGGGGGTCGGGCTGGGCGACCGTTGTAGCAGGGGCTTTCTTCTCGGCTTCTCCTTCGAGCGTTTGAGGCTCTGCACATATAGCCGTTAGTCATCACAAGATGTAGAGATTGCGAAGCAGAATGTACTTGGgttcttcgccttcttcatcaaggTTTCAAAGTCCGATGCTTCAGCTGTTTTGATACCAAACTTGACAATCGATATGCGGTCATCGAAAGAAGGTACTTGGAATTCAAAGTCTATTTGGTGATGTATCTGAATGTATCCACTGGTGGTGTGGTGCGGCCGACTTACCGGTAGACCCTCCGTCCTTCGTATTGAGACGGATAAATTCCTCGATCTCCGTATGCGCAAAGATTCTGGGTGACTcatgctcatcatctccataCAGCTGTTCACAGCCATCAGCTCAGACTTGTCACTCTTTTTCTCACGAAGCAAGCCTAAGGCTTACAGTGAATCGACAGCAGTACCGGTCTGCATATAAAGCCAAATGACCATTCTTGAGGTTCTTCTTTGATTTGTGAGAGACGATCTGATCTTCGTCGTCAATGATGAAAGAGGTAAGTTGGAAGGCTTTGGGGCGAAGAAAACTATGGTCTTCAGCAAAGATGTTAATACACTTCATTAGAAGCTACAATTCACCCAGTCGAGTCAGCACAATTCCTAGGCAGAATGGCGTTCGTGTTAGAAAGGCCTACACCAGGATCCAATTTCTTATCCATTTTTCCAATAGCGCTGAATGACTCTTTAATAATATTCTTACTCCAACCTTGGTTCATCACCACATTTCTACAGGCAACGGTCCTCGGAGAATCTTTGCCAGCTGTATGGGCCGGTAGGAGGAATTGTAACGTGCtaaggaggtggagagtgATTGAAGACGCTGGCAGGATCATGAATCAGCTTTAGCTTTGCTGAAAGAGCTGGTGTTGATGGGGCCTACATTGCGATTTCCAGAGAAGCTTCCCAATATTTGCGCTAGTGTGCTCATGAGTTTCAAcaaggggagaagaataGATGGCTTACAACCCCAGGACACTATCCTCAGAAAGAAATGTGCGGCATTCAGAATGCTCAGCGTTTACAATCGACAAGATTAGCTCTCCCAACTAATGTCATGTCAGTGTGTGATTCAAGGGATCTATGAATGTAATTACATTCGTGTGAGCCTGTGCCTGTAAGATCTTGCCTTCGGTACAGGCCTCCAAGAGTCTGACGAATAAGTCGACATGGGAAGCCACAATATGATTATTTAACTTCTTGTTTGTCTATCGCGGTAATAAGCATCAAAAGTATTTGACGTGAGTATATCTTACCAGGAGCCTGGAAAACGGTGAGCTTCCACCCTGATGTAAGATTCATTACTCACAGTTCGGTCAAAGAGACAATTACTCTCCCCGCAATATGTAATGTTCCCAGCTGGCCTTGTTGGTTTTGTCCCTCGGTTAGAAGAGTATGAGGTTCCTGGGTAGGAAACGCAGAAGGTTTGATAAAGGTCGTATAGATGTGTTTGACTAGGTTCAGTAGGAGAGCTACCGTTAAAGAAATGTCTGCCGAGCTGGTCGCTGTCTCAAACTGTTTGTCGTCGTCAGCTTCACGTTCTAGAAGTGCTAttaggaagaagggaatTGCCTCATCCTCTATCCATTCTGTTAAAGAAGTATTTTCCGATCGCAAAGTAGGGTCACCCTATCACTTTCTTATAAGCTTATTTGCCTTTACGCGAAACAGTATACTGACCAGAAGCTTTCCGAGAAGCTTGCGTCCTTTAGCCCATTTCTGGGCTCTCTTCTGCCATCCACGAGACTTGTCTTTGCTGATTTGTACATGTATCTCATTGATGTCCTCCACTGCAGCGTCTGCGCTGCTACAGGTGGCGACCATGGTTTATGAGGgctggaaggaggaaagaggaaggaaggaaggaagacgcGGTTGACCGGACTACAGAAGTCACTCGcgggggtggaggtggaggccATTTACGTAATTGCCGAGATACCCGATGCGGTACTCCGCTGGAGTGCGTCATTAGTGGCGGATCGGCGAACCTAATCTCGAGCGCGGAGTTCTGACAGGCGCAAGCGCCCCCGCCCGCTTATAATCCACTATATTAATAATCGTCGCTGCTTACCTCTTATCTCCCATACGTACTACCCCGCATTCCCATACTACCTACACTCACAATGCGCTTCACCGCAGCCTCCCTGCTGCTCCTCCCCCTCGTGGCTCTCGCCTCGCCCATCGCCCAGCCCACCCTGGCGCCCCTCGAGGCCCCGTCAGGCGGCGACCACATCGACGACGCTTACATCGTCGTCTTCAAGAAGGGCGTTGATGCCAGCCAGATCGCCCTCCATATCGGAGAGGTCCAGGAGCTGCATGCTGCCAGCGTGAGTATCGCCATCTCCCTTTGCCACTTGATGGCGATCATCGGCCGAAGGCGTCCGTCTCTCCGCGGTCTCCTACGTGGACCCATCCTGATGGACGATAGCTGACATCTGTACAGCCTCTTCACAGCTCCTTGACTGACGATGGCGAAGTCGATGAAGGAGGTTTGAGGCACGTCTActcccctccctccccaAGCTCCTCCTCTGGTTTCTTCGGTTATGGTACGTCATATATCTCATCGCGGCCACCCATCAGCCGGACGGGCCCTCGGCAGAATCCGTGCTGATCATTTGCCACCCACCCATTGCCCTGTCCTACAACAGCCGGCAAGTTTTCCCCTAGCACCCTTGACGCCATCCGAGCTGCTCCCGAGGTGGCCTATGTCGAGAAGGACCAGATCATGACCACTCTCGAGGTTCCCCGCGGCGTCGATGACGACGCGTCTGACGAGCAGGTCGAGCAGGTCGACGTTTCCGCCTCTGGTATTACCACTGAACTCGGTGCCCCCTGGGGTCTCGCCCGTATTTCCCACAGAGATAGGCTTAGCCTCTCCACTTTCCAAAAGTACCTTTACTATTCTGGGGGTGGCGACGGTGTTGTCGCTTATGTCATTGACACTGGTATTAACACTGACCACGTCGAATTCGAGGGTCGAGCCGTTTGGGGCAAGACCATTCCCAAAAATGATGTTGACAAGGATGGAAACGGTCACGGAACCCATTGCGCTGGTACTATTGGTTCTAGGAAGTACGGTGTCGCCAAGGATGTCAAGCTTGTTGCTGTCAAAGTTCTTGGTTCCAACGGTTCTGGTACTATGAGCGACGTCATCGCCGGTGTTCTGTGAGTCCAGTTATTTCTGCCTGCTTAGATCGTATGCTGATTATGCTTGTAGCTGGGCTGCTGAGCAGGCGACCGAGGACGCCGAGAGGGCTGCCCAGGAAGTCGCCACTACTGGCAAGACCAAACATAAGGGTTCCGTTGCCAACATGTCCCTTGGAGGTGGCAGGGCCAAGACTCTCGACGACGCCGTTGACGCCGCTGTCGAGGCCGGCCTCCACTTTGCCGTTGCCGCCGGAAAGTAAGTCGGTCGTCTTTTTTGTCCGTTGTATTTCTAACGAATTCTCGCAGCGACAACAAGGACGCCTGTAATTACTCCCCCGCTGCCTCCAAGTTCGCCGTCACTGTCGGTGCTTCCACCCTCGGCGATGAGCGTGCTTACTTCTCTAATCACGGCAAGTGTGTCGACATCTTTGCTCCAGGTCTCAACATTCTCTCCACCTGGATCGGCGGCAACTCCACCACAAACACCATCTCTGGTACTTCCATGGCTTCGCCCCACGTCTGCGGTCTTCTCGCTTACTTCGTCTCTATTTACGGGACTGAGTCTTTCCCTCATATTAAGAGCGACTTTAACGAGTCTCTTGCCGCTACTCGACCTTCTATCGTATCCATGGCCTATGCTCAGGCTTACGCCATGCTCCCTTCCCTAGCTCAGACCGTCCTCCCCAAGCCGGAGCTCCTACCTGTGCCCCCCAAGAATGATACTCTTACCCCCGACATGCTCAAGAAGGCGCTCGTTGGTCTTGCTACCAAAGATATGCTTAGTGACCTCCCCGAGGGGTCTCCCAACCTTTTGGCATACAACAACGCCACTCTTCCCAAGAGGAAGTAAATGATTCTCCCTGTGAATCAAGTAGGAACGgaactttttttttgctaTTTTAAGAAAGAGACATTACAATAGAAGGGCAGAGAAGGGCGTGTGATGGAATGGCAGTGGGATTTGTTTCTCAATATACCCCGTTGCTTAAACCCAGACCGTCTTCACTTTTTTACCCGCTAGTGTACGCATCGTGTTTGAGAGTTAAGACGATTTGTATGTTATGCTAAGAATCGGAAGAGCTTATGTATCACTTTGCAATTTACTATTCTTCACTTGTTCGCCTTTTGCAATGCTTCTTGAACATAAGACCAGATAAATTCTTGCATTCATTTCCGACTTCCACCCAAAACTAGAACAAAAAGCAGGGGCATACCACGATAGGGAACGAAAACACAACTTGAATTTAATTTCGATAGACAACGTCTATTCAAGGAAAGCAGACTTTTTTTGGTGGCAAGAAAGCCGTGAACAGCGACGTATGTGATGTTATTAAAGATGAAGTAGTGATGTTAATAGAGATGAAGTTACATGAACTTAACATTGACGTCAGCTAAATTTCCTCAAGTATAGCAGACAGGAAACAACCTACCCAGCCTGTGAAACCGAAATCAGATCCAACGAATTGCCTTTTAAAGTGTCTATGGGGATCGAACGCAACCGTCTCGAGTTTGCCCGAAGTACTAGAAGGAGCTGTCGTCGCAGTTTCCAGATCCTCATTGTAGCTAATAAGCCTCGCCTGCTCTGCAATAATATCGGCGTAGTACGCCATGGGCACAAGCTAGCGTGCAGGAAGAATCAGTGGGAGTGTTTGACTTTGGGGAGCAAAGTcatgggatggaagagtgACTTACGGAGACAGACCGAGTCGCTCTCGCAAAGGAGTAACACAGGGTATTAGTAAGATTTTGTAGCGCATCGGCAGTATAACCAGCTTCGTCAGCCATAACGACGCTATGGAACATGTTAGTACGCAGAAGTCACCTGGAGAGCCGAGAGAACACTTACTAATGGGTGGGTTTAGCGGTGCCTTGCAGACCGGCATGAGCTTGTAAGTAAAAGTCAAAGTTGTGTGGCGACGTAACGCCCCTATCGACAACAGTGCCAGGTGGCAAGTTGCCAGTTCTATCCCTGTCGGCGTCGCTAGCTGCAAAGAACCTCATGGCGTGACGCTTAGCACAGATGACAAAGGTAATCTTTGGATTGTAATTGCCGCCAAGAGCCTTGCAAGCCTTCTTAATTGACTGGAGCTCCTCGTCAACACAGAAGCGGTATTGGCCTTCAGAAACACCATCCCGGTAGAAAAGAATCTTTTGAGGCTTGGCTCCAGTGTTCTTCTCAAATGTCTTGATGTGGTGTGTGATCATCTCGTCAAGGAGCTGGATGATCTCGCTATTTCACAATTCAGATCAGCAAGCAATACTTCAGAAGCGATCACATGAAGACTTACACTCGACCGCCCTGTTCAGTGACACAACCAGCAAAGTAATTGTTCTCGCCATTGATGGAAGCAACAGTAGCAGCGATAGACGGGTAAAGAACTCGTCCACgggaaggaggatgcgTGACCTGAGTTCATCGTCAGTTGTAGATTCTTGAAAATAACTTTTACTTACATCGGCACCGCAAAGCATAGTAGTCTTGTCGACCTACATATAGAAATTAGTAAAAGAACGAGAGCTACTAAGGTGAAGCGTACATTGTGCTTGACCTGGTGAGTGACACCACCAAGCTTGCAATGAACTTTCATCGCGACATTACCACAGTACTGCGCATATTTATCAGCAAAAACATTCCTGAAAACCGAAGTAATGTTGACACACTTGGTCAATGCCTCGGTCACTCTTGATTTTCGCAGACTGTAAACATTGAGTCACAACAGGCTTGAAAAGGCCTTCAGCACCAACAGACTTGATAGTCTGGTAGATGCTGGCCTCCTTTCTGGGGAGGATACAAAGAATGATTTGAGGGTTGACCTTTGAATCGGCGAACGCAGCCTTGGCAGCTTGTTGGAGAGCAGGCTTGACTCCCATGTTAGGTCCGCCTGCGTTGGGATTAAGCTGCAACAGAGCAGGGCGCCTGTTTTGCACGGGACATCCGTACTGCACGAGTACGCCGGTAAAGCTAACGATAAGTCAGTAAGTGTCATCAACTCTCTTTCCGGCAATCGCTTACTAATTGATGAATTTTTCTGATGAACCATCTGTCAGCAAGATGCGTTGATCTGATTGAATGAAGATGTCTTACGAAGGTCTGGGACAGTGCATCGCTCGTCGAAAGATACG
This region of Cryptococcus neoformans var. neoformans B-3501A chromosome 10, whole genome shotgun sequence genomic DNA includes:
- a CDS encoding hypothetical protein (Match to EST gb|CF193591.1|CF193591; HMMPfam hit to Peptidase_S8, Subtilase family, score: 292.0, E(): 9.3e-85; HMMPfam hit to Subtilisin_N, Subtilisin N-terminal Region, score: 67.6, E(): 3.3e-17), which codes for MRFTAASLLLLPLVALASPIAQPTLAPLEAPSGGDHIDDAYIVVFKKGVDASQIALHIGEVQELHAASPLHSSLTDDGEVDEGGLRHVYSPPSPSSSSGFFGYAGKFSPSTLDAIRAAPEVAYVEKDQIMTTLEVPRGVDDDASDEQVEQVDVSASGITTELGAPWGLARISHRDRLSLSTFQKYLYYSGGGDGVVAYVIDTGINTDHVEFEGRAVWGKTIPKNDVDKDGNGHGTHCAGTIGSRKYGVAKDVKLVAVKVLGSNGSGTMSDVIAGVLWAAEQATEDAERAAQEVATTGKTKHKGSVANMSLGGGRAKTLDDAVDAAVEAGLHFAVAAGNDNKDACNYSPAASKFAVTVGASTLGDERAYFSNHGKCVDIFAPGLNILSTWIGGNSTTNTISGTSMASPHVCGLLAYFVSIYGTESFPHIKSDFNESLAATRPSIVSMAYAQAYAMLPSLAQTVLPKPELLPVPPKNDTLTPDMLKKALVGLATKDMLSDLPEGSPNLLAYNNATLPKRK